The nucleotide sequence CTAAAGATACAACAAACTTAGATCTATCAGGAATTTATAAACAAGTTATACTAGAAGCATTTCCACAAGATCTGCCTATAAATACTACAAAAATTTATACGTACAGCGAGTTTGAAGATATGGAATTAGTATCGCAAATACTATCCAAAAGGCACTCAAGAAAATTTCATATCATATCTCCAAAGTCAAAAGATAAAAAATCACTTTTGGAAGTCGCATTAAAAAACTGCGAAATTTTCATAGAAAAACATTTAAAAACTCATAATTACGAGTTCTTAAATGAGATAAAAGAGTATTTTAAACTAACGAATTTACCAGTTAAAATCGAATGTTTTGATAACTCACATCTATTTGGAACGGCTCCTGTTGGCGGTATGATAGCGTGGGAGCTGGACAAATTTAAAAAAGAACATTACAGGCACATTCATCTAAATAGCACAAACGACTATGATCAGATGAATGAGATGCTTACAAATCGAGCTTTGCGTTTTGATAAGCTAAGTCCTCCTGATCTTTGGGTTTTAGATGGCGGAGACGCGCTTTTAAAACTTGCTAAAAATATAATTCAAAGCAGTGGTGCAAATGTTGATATAATCGCTATTTCAAAAGAAAAAATAGACGCAAAAGCTCACCGAGCTAAAGGAAGTGCAAATGATAAAATTTATACTGAATTTGCAAAACTTAGTTTAAATCCAAATGATAAAAAACTACAGTTTTTCCAGCGTTTGCGCGACGAGGCTCATAGATTTGCCATATCATTTCACCAAAATAGCAGAAAAAAGCAAGATCTACAAAATAGCGAACTTCTAAATTTAGGCGTATCTAAAGGAAGTATAAAAAAACTTTTGAGTTATTTTGGTAATTTTGAAAATATCCATCAAGCAAGCTGGGACGAGATAAAAAAAGTAACCAACAAAAGCGTTGCAGATAAAATATCTATCAATAAATCTTAAATAAAGATATTTTTAATTCATACTTTGCTAAAATATAAAAGCAAATTATAAATTGGATTTTACATGGTACTTTACAACCAAAACTACGAGATGATCGCCATAAGCAGAGATACGCTTAGTATGTTTGGATTTAGCGATCCGACTCTATTTTTCAAAACACATAGCGATATATCTGAGTTTTTTGCAAAACATATCTGCGTTTATGATAAAAATAGGCATTTTATAGACTTTATATGTAATAATCCAGAATACAACATACAAAATATGGTTTTCAAACTCCAAAATGGAGATATACTAAATGCTTATATGGATATCGAAATAGTATATCCAAAAGATAAAACAGAATATTTTTATAGAGTAAGTATAACTAAAACTATGCTTTATGAGAAAAATCCGACTAATCCGCAAAATTTAAATTCCGATTCTATTTTTAACTTTACAAATTCCAACACTCAAAATATCAACGAAAAGCCAAAACAAGAGCATAAAGTTGATAGCGCGTGGCTTTGGGATACTTTTTCTTTTGTAAATTTACCAAAAGATAAATTTGCAAAACTCCTATATGAATTTATAAAAAAAGCCGAATATTCCTATGAAAAACTATATGAAGCGAAGCTATTTAACCAGATAGATGTTGTAAATAAAGCGGTAAAAGACTTAGCAAATTGTGCTTATGAACTGAAATTTAGTGATTTTCTAAAGATTTTAATAAATATTCAAATATCTTACAACGACGAAGATATAAACGAGTATTTTAACAAATACAAAGACTTCGTTAAAAAATTAAATGAAATTGCAAAAAAAGAGATATTATGAAGACCTTTTTTAGTACTATAAATATACTAAGACTTATAAGCACGGTGCCACTTCTTATCATATTTTTATTATCTAGTTTTTATCTGTATAATTCATACAGAACTTATTTAAATTTAAAACAACTAAACTATGAGTTTAACATATCTCAAACATTAACAAAGCTATCAAAAGAGTTAAATCAAGAAAAAAGCATGAGCGTACTATATATGGCTACTGGTGGAATTTTTGATAGTGAAGATATAAAACAGCAAAGAAAAAACTCAGATGAGATTATAAAACAAACTCTTGAAATATATGAAAATACAAAAAGCGATAAAAATATAGATATCATAAAAAACAGACTTCTTGATATAAATAGGATAAGAGGCAAGATAGACTCTTTATCTATAAGCTTTGATGAGGTATTTTTTGAGTATTTTGAAATTATAAATAAAGCGATAGAAAAAGAGCTTATGATGCTTAAAGAGCATACTTTATCTCCTAATCTAACAACGTTTTTAACATCATTTACACTAGCTTACGCAAATAGCAA is from Campylobacter fetus subsp. testudinum 03-427 and encodes:
- the uvrC gene encoding UvrABC nucleotide excision repair complex, subunit UvrC (Pfam matches to PF08459.7 UvrC_HhH_N, and to PF02151.15 UVR, and to PF01541.20 GIY-YIG), encoding MLIDELKTLPNEPGVYQYFDKNSKLLYVGKAKVLKNRVKSYFSFTGSLSPSPRLSPRIAKMINEAVHIEWITTSSESDALILENSFIKQLKPKYNILLRDDKTYPYIYVDLSSDFPRFEITRKVLKGKNIKYFGPFFKGAKEILEALYLEFKLVQKKSCLKDKKACLFHQIDRCHAPCIGAIKKEEYAKIVSSAVKKLKNPELLIENLSNLMQNFAEHENYEEAAKLRDQINTIKDISIKVQIDIAKLEDFEAIAISCAKGFVCSVRFSIRDGKVSFANHSLTPAKDTTNLDLSGIYKQVILEAFPQDLPINTTKIYTYSEFEDMELVSQILSKRHSRKFHIISPKSKDKKSLLEVALKNCEIFIEKHLKTHNYEFLNEIKEYFKLTNLPVKIECFDNSHLFGTAPVGGMIAWELDKFKKEHYRHIHLNSTNDYDQMNEMLTNRALRFDKLSPPDLWVLDGGDALLKLAKNIIQSSGANVDIIAISKEKIDAKAHRAKGSANDKIYTEFAKLSLNPNDKKLQFFQRLRDEAHRFAISFHQNSRKKQDLQNSELLNLGVSKGSIKKLLSYFGNFENIHQASWDEIKKVTNKSVADKISINKS